The following are encoded together in the Mycolicibacterium arabiense genome:
- a CDS encoding lytic transglycosylase domain-containing protein: MSPLRVGRAVAVIIATALLMASSCSWQTGIPIPEGVPPPSGDPVPQIDTQAKGRAADQLHEWAAERAPALGIPVTSLEAYAYAARVAEVVNPKCHLAWTTLAGIGMVESHHGTYRGSSVTPGGEVTPPIRGVRLDGSLGNMAIPDTDRGKLDGDEELDRAMGPMQFIPETWKLYGVDANNDGQISPDNIDDAALSAAGYLCWRGKDLAKPQGWMDALRAYNLSDQYARTVRDWATAYAEGHHL, from the coding sequence GTGTCGCCACTGCGTGTAGGGCGGGCCGTCGCGGTGATCATCGCAACGGCGCTGCTCATGGCTTCCTCGTGCTCGTGGCAGACCGGCATCCCGATCCCCGAGGGCGTTCCGCCGCCCAGCGGTGACCCGGTGCCCCAGATCGACACCCAGGCCAAGGGCCGCGCAGCCGATCAGCTGCACGAATGGGCCGCGGAACGGGCGCCCGCCCTCGGCATCCCGGTGACCTCGCTCGAGGCGTACGCCTACGCCGCGCGGGTGGCGGAGGTCGTGAACCCGAAGTGTCACCTGGCGTGGACGACGCTGGCGGGCATCGGGATGGTCGAGAGCCATCACGGCACCTACCGCGGCTCGTCGGTGACGCCCGGCGGCGAAGTCACGCCACCGATCCGCGGGGTGCGTCTCGACGGTTCGCTGGGCAACATGGCGATCCCCGACACCGACCGCGGCAAGCTCGACGGCGACGAGGAGCTGGACCGGGCGATGGGGCCCATGCAGTTCATCCCCGAGACGTGGAAGCTCTACGGCGTCGACGCCAACAACGACGGGCAGATCAGCCCTGACAACATCGACGACGCCGCGCTGTCGGCGGCCGGATACCTGTGCTGGCGGGGCAAGGACCTGGCCAAGCCGCAGGGCTGGATGGACGCGCTGCGGGCCTACAACCTCTCCGATCAGTACGCCCGCACCGTGCGCGACTGGGCGACGGCGTACGCCGAGGGCCACCACCTCTAG
- the mfd gene encoding transcription-repair coupling factor encodes MNAPGYDHVQTPIAGLVSLALTDPGLRDVTQRAAAGATEGALVGPAAARLFVAAALAEAGPLLAVTATGREADELANELRAVLGDAVAMFPSWETLPHERLSPGVETVGARMKVLRRLAHPDDTRLGRPLRVVVTTARSLLQPMPPDLAQVEPVTLTVGSDADFDGVIERLVELAYTRVDMVAKRGEFAVRGGILDVFAPTAEHPVRIEFWGDEVSEMRMFSVADQRSIPEIEVESLIAMPCRELLLTDDVRKRAAALAAEQPHDDNRVSGTVGEMMAKLSEGIPVEGMESLLPVLRPADLSLLTDHLPANSPVLVCDPEKVRTRAADLVKTGREFLEASWSIAAMGADAPIDLEQLGGSGFRSLEEVRANAAAGGHPWWTLSQLGDPSAITLDIRPAPSARSQQNTPDFQDEVFAMLRAHVATDGLAAIVAPGAGTAHRVVEQLGEADVAAAMLEPGEAPKPGVVGVLKGPLCQGVVLPGAKLVVITEADLTGNRVTATEGKKLAAKRRNVVDPLALTAGDLVVHDQHGIGRFVEMTERTVGGARREYLVLEYASAKRGGGSDKLFVPMDALDQLSRYVGGEAPSLSKLGGSDWANTKTKARKAVREIAGELVSLYAKRQSAPGHAFGPDTPWQNEMEDAFGFTETVDQLTAITEVKSDMEKPVPMDRVICGDVGYGKTEIAVRAAFKAVQDGKQVAVLVPTTLLADQHLQTFSQRMTGFPVTVKGLSRFTDPSDSRKTLEGMRDGSVDIVIGTHRLLQTGVTWKDLGLVIVDEEQRFGVEHKEHIKSMRTHVDVLTMSATPIPRTLEMSLAGIREMSTILTPPEERSPVLTYVGPHDDKQVAAALRRELLRDGQAFYIHNRVRSIDSAAAKIRDLVPEARVVVAHGQMPEEQLERTVEGFWNRDYDILVCTTIVETGLDISNANTLIVERADTFGLSQLHQLRGRVGRSRERGYAYFLYPAEVPLTETAYDRLATIAQNNELGAGMAVAMKDLEIRGAGNVLGAEQSGHVAGVGFDLYVRLVGEAVEAFRAAVDGETVATQEEPKDVRIDLPIDANLPPDYIGSDRLRLEGYRRLAAANDEEAIAAVVEELVDRYGPLPEPARRLVAVARLRLLCRQYGVTEVGGVSESTVRISPLPLQDSQQLRLKRMYPSATYRATTSTITMPIPRAGTGIGAPRIRDLELAGAVAELLLALDGRPKTDVDITNFDSWRKEQVSQ; translated from the coding sequence ATGAATGCACCGGGGTATGACCATGTCCAGACCCCGATCGCCGGGCTCGTCTCGCTTGCGCTGACCGACCCCGGGCTGCGCGACGTCACGCAACGCGCTGCTGCCGGTGCCACCGAGGGCGCGCTCGTCGGGCCCGCTGCCGCACGGCTGTTCGTCGCCGCCGCGCTCGCCGAGGCGGGCCCGCTGCTGGCCGTGACCGCGACCGGCCGGGAGGCCGACGAACTCGCCAACGAGCTGCGGGCGGTCCTCGGGGACGCCGTCGCGATGTTCCCGTCGTGGGAGACCCTGCCGCACGAACGCCTGTCGCCGGGCGTGGAGACGGTCGGCGCACGAATGAAGGTGCTGCGCAGGCTCGCCCACCCCGACGACACTCGGCTCGGCCGTCCGCTGCGGGTGGTCGTCACCACCGCGCGGTCACTGCTGCAGCCGATGCCGCCGGACCTGGCCCAAGTCGAACCCGTGACGCTGACGGTCGGTTCCGATGCCGACTTCGACGGCGTGATCGAGCGCCTCGTCGAGCTGGCCTACACCCGTGTCGACATGGTCGCCAAGCGCGGCGAGTTCGCGGTCCGCGGCGGCATCCTCGACGTGTTCGCACCGACCGCCGAGCATCCCGTGCGCATCGAGTTCTGGGGAGACGAGGTGTCCGAGATGCGGATGTTCTCGGTCGCCGACCAGCGCTCGATCCCGGAGATCGAGGTCGAGAGCTTGATCGCGATGCCGTGCCGCGAACTGCTGCTGACCGACGACGTGCGCAAGCGTGCCGCCGCGCTGGCCGCCGAACAGCCCCACGACGACAACCGCGTCAGCGGCACCGTCGGCGAGATGATGGCCAAGCTGTCCGAGGGCATCCCCGTCGAGGGGATGGAGTCGCTGCTGCCGGTGTTGCGTCCCGCCGACCTGTCGCTGCTGACCGACCACCTGCCGGCGAACAGCCCGGTGCTGGTGTGCGATCCGGAGAAGGTGCGCACCCGCGCGGCCGACCTCGTCAAGACGGGCCGGGAGTTCCTCGAGGCGTCGTGGTCGATCGCGGCCATGGGTGCCGACGCACCGATCGACCTCGAACAGCTGGGCGGCTCGGGGTTCCGGAGCTTGGAGGAGGTTCGGGCGAACGCCGCGGCGGGCGGGCACCCGTGGTGGACGCTGAGTCAGCTCGGCGACCCGTCGGCGATCACCCTCGACATCCGGCCGGCTCCGTCGGCACGGTCGCAGCAGAACACCCCGGACTTCCAAGACGAGGTGTTCGCGATGCTGCGCGCACACGTCGCCACCGACGGGCTGGCGGCGATCGTCGCGCCCGGCGCGGGCACCGCGCACCGCGTCGTCGAGCAGCTCGGCGAAGCCGACGTCGCCGCGGCGATGCTCGAGCCGGGCGAGGCTCCCAAGCCCGGCGTCGTCGGGGTGCTCAAGGGCCCGCTGTGCCAAGGCGTCGTGCTTCCTGGGGCCAAGCTCGTGGTGATCACCGAGGCCGACCTGACCGGCAACCGGGTGACGGCCACCGAGGGCAAGAAGCTCGCCGCCAAGCGGCGCAACGTCGTCGACCCGCTGGCGCTGACCGCGGGCGACCTGGTGGTGCACGACCAGCACGGCATCGGCCGGTTCGTCGAGATGACCGAGCGCACCGTCGGCGGCGCCCGCCGCGAGTACCTGGTGCTGGAGTACGCGTCGGCCAAGCGCGGCGGCGGGTCGGACAAGCTGTTCGTGCCGATGGACGCCCTCGACCAGCTGTCCCGCTACGTCGGCGGGGAGGCGCCCTCGCTGTCGAAGCTCGGCGGCAGCGACTGGGCCAACACGAAGACCAAGGCGCGCAAGGCAGTACGCGAGATCGCAGGCGAGCTGGTGTCGCTGTACGCCAAGCGTCAGTCCGCGCCCGGGCATGCGTTCGGACCGGACACGCCGTGGCAGAACGAGATGGAGGACGCGTTCGGGTTCACCGAGACCGTCGACCAGCTGACGGCGATCACCGAGGTCAAGAGCGACATGGAGAAGCCGGTCCCGATGGACCGGGTCATCTGCGGTGACGTGGGCTACGGCAAGACCGAGATCGCGGTGCGCGCGGCGTTCAAGGCAGTGCAGGACGGCAAGCAGGTCGCCGTGCTAGTGCCGACGACGCTGCTGGCCGACCAGCACCTGCAGACGTTCAGCCAGCGGATGACCGGCTTCCCGGTGACGGTGAAGGGCCTGTCGCGCTTCACCGATCCGTCGGACTCCCGCAAGACGCTCGAGGGCATGCGCGACGGCTCGGTCGACATCGTGATCGGCACGCACCGGCTACTGCAGACCGGTGTCACGTGGAAGGACCTCGGCCTGGTCATCGTCGACGAGGAGCAGCGGTTCGGCGTCGAGCACAAGGAGCACATCAAGTCGATGCGCACCCACGTCGACGTGCTGACCATGAGCGCCACGCCGATCCCGCGCACCCTGGAGATGAGCCTGGCGGGCATCCGCGAGATGTCGACGATCCTCACCCCACCCGAGGAGCGGTCCCCGGTGCTGACCTACGTCGGCCCCCACGACGACAAGCAGGTGGCGGCAGCGCTGCGCCGCGAACTGCTGCGCGACGGTCAGGCGTTCTACATCCACAACCGGGTCCGCTCTATCGACTCGGCCGCTGCCAAGATCCGCGACCTGGTGCCCGAGGCCCGCGTCGTCGTCGCACACGGGCAGATGCCCGAGGAGCAGCTGGAGCGCACGGTCGAGGGGTTCTGGAACCGCGACTACGACATCCTGGTGTGCACGACGATCGTCGAGACCGGACTGGACATCTCGAACGCGAACACGCTGATCGTGGAGCGCGCGGACACCTTCGGTCTGTCCCAGCTGCATCAGCTGCGCGGTCGCGTCGGACGTAGCCGGGAGCGCGGGTACGCGTACTTCCTGTACCCGGCGGAGGTTCCGCTGACCGAGACTGCCTACGACCGGCTGGCCACCATCGCCCAGAACAACGAACTGGGCGCAGGCATGGCCGTGGCCATGAAGGACCTCGAGATCCGCGGCGCGGGCAACGTGCTGGGCGCCGAGCAGTCCGGCCACGTCGCCGGGGTCGGCTTCGACCTCTACGTGCGCCTGGTCGGGGAGGCCGTCGAGGCGTTCCGCGCTGCCGTCGACGGGGAAACCGTTGCGACGCAGGAGGAACCGAAGGACGTCCGCATCGACCTACCGATCGACGCCAACCTGCCGCCCGACTACATCGGCAGCGACCGGCTGCGGCTGGAGGGCTACCGCCGGCTGGCGGCGGCCAACGACGAGGAGGCCATCGCCGCGGTCGTCGAGGAACTCGTCGACAGGTACGGCCCGCTGCCGGAGCCTGCGCGGCGGTTGGTCGCGGTGGCCAGGCTGCGGCTGCTGTGCCGCCAGTACGGCGTGACGGAAGTGGGTGGCGTGTCGGAGTCGACGGTGCGCATCTCGCCGTTGCCGCTGCAGGATTCGCAGCAACTGCGACTCAAGCGGATGTACCCCAGCGCGACGTACCGCGCGACGACGTCGACGATCACGATGCCCATCCCGCGGGCCGGCACCGGCATCGGCGCCCCGCGCATCCGGGACCTCGAACTGGCCGGTGCCGTGGCCGAACTGCTGTTGGCGCTCGACGGCAGGCCGAAGACGGACGTCGACATCACCAACTTCGATTCGTGGCGCAAAGAGCAGGTGTCGCAATGA
- a CDS encoding septum formation initiator family protein, with amino-acid sequence MPDAKRPDPRRRSPASRPGKGGKSGETAKGRPRGASPVRREPRPALPRAVTPDVEDESVDDDETVVVPVRQSIAEAAEQQSEQRLGSAARRAAILAAVVCVLTLTIAGPVRTYFSQRAEMKQLEDAEAQLRSQIADLEQQKVKLADPVFIAAQARERLGFVMPGDIPYQVQLPTPVGPEVLPGEATETVPSGQPWYTSLWHTIADAPHGPPPAPGAPGVPGVPGGPGVPPPPPDAPPGPVPGG; translated from the coding sequence ATGCCCGACGCAAAGCGGCCCGACCCGAGGCGGCGCTCTCCGGCGTCGCGCCCGGGCAAGGGCGGCAAGTCCGGTGAGACGGCCAAGGGCAGACCCCGCGGCGCGTCGCCGGTGCGGCGGGAGCCGAGGCCCGCGCTGCCCCGTGCCGTCACCCCGGACGTCGAGGACGAGTCGGTCGACGACGACGAGACCGTCGTCGTTCCGGTTCGCCAGTCGATCGCCGAGGCGGCCGAGCAGCAGTCCGAGCAGCGGTTGGGTTCGGCTGCGCGCCGTGCCGCGATCCTGGCCGCGGTGGTGTGCGTGCTGACGCTGACGATTGCGGGGCCGGTCCGGACGTACTTCTCCCAACGGGCCGAGATGAAGCAGCTCGAGGACGCCGAGGCCCAGTTGCGTTCGCAGATCGCCGATCTCGAGCAGCAGAAGGTCAAGCTTGCCGACCCGGTGTTCATCGCGGCGCAGGCCCGCGAACGCCTCGGCTTCGTGATGCCGGGCGACATCCCCTACCAGGTACAGCTGCCCACGCCCGTCGGTCCCGAAGTGCTGCCGGGGGAGGCCACGGAGACGGTGCCCAGTGGGCAGCCCTGGTACACGTCGCTGTGGCACACCATCGCCGACGCGCCGCACGGTCCGCCGCCGGCGCCCGGCGCCCCCGGTGTCCCTGGCGTGCCCGGTGGTCCCGGTGTGCCGCCGCCCCCGCCCGACGCCCCGCCTGGCCCGGTACCCGGTGGTTGA
- the eno gene encoding phosphopyruvate hydratase — MSMIEQVGAREILDSRGNPTVEVEIALSDGTFARAAVPSGASTGEHEAVELRDGGDRYGGKGVEKAVNAVLDEIAPAIIGQSADDQRLIDQALLDLDGTPDKSRLGANAILGVSLAVAKAAAETAGLPLFRYLGGPNAHILPVPMMNILNGGAHADTGVDVQEFMVAPMGAPTFKESLRWGAEVYHSLKSVLKKQGLATGLGDEGGFAPDVAGTKAALDLIAVAIEGTGLKLGTDVALALDVAATEFYTDGTGYAFEKETRTDAQMIEFYAELIDAYPLVSIEDPLSEDDWDGWVALTSAIGDRVQIVGDDLFVTNPERLEEGIEKGAANALLVKVNQIGTLTETLDAVTLAHSSGYKTMMSHRSGETEDTTIADLAVAVGSGQIKTGAPARSERVAKYNQLLRIEEILGDSARYAGDLAFPRFGLESK, encoded by the coding sequence GTGTCAATGATCGAGCAGGTCGGAGCCCGCGAAATCCTCGACTCCCGCGGCAACCCCACGGTCGAGGTCGAGATCGCGCTCAGTGACGGAACGTTCGCCCGCGCCGCGGTGCCATCGGGTGCCTCCACCGGCGAACACGAGGCCGTCGAACTCCGCGACGGCGGTGACCGCTACGGCGGCAAGGGCGTCGAGAAGGCGGTCAACGCCGTCCTCGACGAGATCGCCCCCGCCATCATCGGCCAGAGCGCCGACGACCAACGGCTGATCGACCAGGCGCTGCTGGACCTCGACGGCACGCCGGACAAGTCGCGCCTAGGCGCCAACGCCATCCTCGGCGTCTCGCTGGCCGTCGCCAAGGCCGCCGCGGAGACCGCCGGGCTGCCGCTGTTCCGCTACCTCGGCGGGCCCAACGCGCACATCCTGCCGGTGCCGATGATGAACATCCTCAACGGCGGCGCGCATGCCGACACCGGCGTCGACGTCCAGGAGTTCATGGTCGCCCCGATGGGTGCGCCCACGTTCAAGGAGTCGCTGCGCTGGGGCGCCGAGGTGTACCACTCGCTGAAGTCCGTACTGAAGAAGCAGGGCCTGGCGACCGGCCTCGGCGACGAGGGTGGCTTCGCGCCCGACGTCGCGGGCACGAAGGCTGCGCTGGACCTGATCGCCGTGGCGATCGAGGGGACCGGCCTGAAGCTGGGCACCGACGTCGCGCTGGCCCTGGACGTCGCGGCCACCGAGTTCTACACCGACGGAACGGGTTACGCCTTCGAGAAGGAAACCCGCACCGACGCCCAGATGATCGAGTTCTACGCCGAGCTGATCGACGCCTACCCGCTGGTCTCGATCGAGGACCCGCTGTCGGAGGACGACTGGGACGGCTGGGTGGCGCTGACCAGTGCGATCGGCGACCGCGTGCAGATCGTCGGCGACGACCTGTTCGTGACTAACCCCGAGCGCCTCGAAGAGGGCATCGAGAAGGGCGCCGCGAACGCCCTGCTGGTGAAGGTCAACCAGATCGGCACGCTCACCGAGACCCTCGACGCCGTCACGCTGGCGCACAGCAGCGGCTACAAGACGATGATGAGCCACCGTTCCGGCGAGACCGAGGACACCACGATCGCCGACCTCGCGGTCGCGGTCGGCAGCGGTCAGATCAAGACCGGTGCGCCCGCGCGCAGCGAGCGCGTCGCCAAGTACAACCAGCTGCTGCGCATCGAGGAGATCCTCGGCGACTCGGCCCGCTACGCCGGTGACCTGGCCTTCCCGCGCTTCGGGCTGGAGAGCAAGTAG
- a CDS encoding nucleoside triphosphate pyrophosphohydrolase: MTVVLVDPRRPSLVPVEAVGLLAGDVQYTEEMPIKVPWSLPAARPCSFGAPDADAAPVLLSSDPDHPEVRSRLAAGEQLISVPPPQPGERLVDAVATMDRLRTAGPWESEQTHDSLRRYLLEETYELFDAVRGGNAQDVRDELGDVLLQVLFHARIAQDAPEGAFSIDDVADALVRKLANRVPAVLAGESVSLEEQLAQWEERKAAEKVRNSSMDDVPTAQPALALAQKVYERVSAAGLPVDLIPEGMVSIGTAHGGDTENAMRTATLDFMDTVRKVEQAVAAARRGSDAPQAIDVTSPGAITEEEWRAHWPTTHEVDPEAAPE; this comes from the coding sequence ATGACCGTCGTCCTGGTCGACCCACGCCGCCCCTCCCTGGTGCCGGTCGAGGCCGTCGGCCTGCTCGCCGGGGACGTGCAGTACACCGAGGAGATGCCGATCAAGGTGCCCTGGTCGCTGCCCGCGGCCCGGCCCTGCTCGTTCGGCGCGCCCGATGCCGACGCGGCGCCGGTGCTCCTGTCGTCGGACCCCGACCATCCCGAGGTGCGGTCCCGGCTGGCCGCGGGGGAGCAGTTGATCTCGGTGCCTCCGCCGCAGCCCGGCGAGCGGCTGGTCGACGCCGTCGCCACGATGGACCGGCTCCGCACCGCGGGGCCGTGGGAGAGCGAGCAGACCCACGACTCGCTGCGCCGGTACCTGCTCGAGGAGACCTACGAGCTGTTCGACGCGGTGCGGGGCGGCAACGCCCAGGACGTCCGCGACGAACTCGGCGACGTGCTGCTGCAGGTGCTCTTTCACGCCCGGATCGCGCAGGACGCTCCCGAGGGTGCGTTCTCGATCGACGACGTCGCCGACGCGCTGGTCCGCAAGCTGGCCAACCGGGTGCCCGCCGTGCTGGCCGGGGAGTCGGTATCGCTCGAGGAGCAACTGGCGCAGTGGGAGGAACGCAAGGCGGCCGAGAAGGTCAGGAACTCGTCGATGGACGACGTGCCGACCGCGCAGCCGGCGCTCGCGTTGGCGCAGAAGGTCTACGAGCGGGTGTCCGCCGCCGGGTTGCCCGTCGACCTGATCCCCGAGGGCATGGTGTCGATCGGGACAGCGCACGGTGGTGACACCGAGAACGCGATGCGGACCGCGACGCTGGACTTCATGGACACCGTCCGCAAGGTCGAGCAGGCCGTGGCCGCCGCCCGGCGGGGCAGCGACGCGCCGCAGGCGATCGACGTGACCTCACCGGGGGCGATCACCGAGGAGGAGTGGCGGGCGCACTGGCCGACGACGCACGAGGTCGACCCGGAAGCGGCCCCCGAGTAG
- a CDS encoding Dyp-type peroxidase, protein MALTDSGHGEGNRGRPDPRFVAFEGPHQTGITALPIPEQGLVASFNLQSRNRAGLEATLRELTEEIRGLMAGQPPESRDPAYPPVDSGILGEKPPPDNLSIVVGLGASVFDDRFGLADRKPKDLVTMPFLANDRLDPKLSHGDVSIIFEAGHNDTVQFALRQLMRRTRRDMVLRWMVDGYARGIGAGATSGATTPRNLLGFKDGTANLDVDDDALMDRHVWVGPDDGEPEWAVGGSYQAVRIIRMFVEFWDRTQLVEQEALIGRSKVSGAPLGLTGEFTDPDYPSDPDGKRIKMDAHIRLANPRTAGTDENLILRRGFNYSRGFDGAGRLDQGLAFIAYQRSLEKGFLAVQERLKGEPLEEYIMPVGGGFFFMLPGVTGDDRFLGDTLLA, encoded by the coding sequence ATGGCGCTGACCGACTCCGGCCACGGTGAGGGCAATCGCGGTCGCCCCGACCCGCGGTTCGTGGCGTTCGAGGGACCGCACCAGACGGGCATCACCGCGCTGCCGATTCCCGAGCAGGGTCTGGTCGCGTCGTTCAACCTGCAGTCCCGCAACCGCGCGGGGCTCGAGGCGACGCTGCGGGAACTCACCGAGGAGATCCGCGGATTGATGGCGGGCCAGCCGCCCGAGAGCCGCGACCCCGCCTACCCGCCGGTGGACTCCGGCATCCTCGGCGAGAAGCCGCCGCCGGACAACCTCTCGATCGTGGTCGGCCTCGGTGCGTCGGTGTTCGACGACCGGTTCGGTCTGGCCGATCGCAAGCCCAAGGATCTGGTCACCATGCCGTTCCTGGCCAACGACCGGCTCGATCCCAAGCTCTCCCACGGCGACGTCTCGATCATCTTCGAGGCAGGCCACAACGACACCGTGCAGTTCGCGCTGCGTCAGCTGATGCGCAGGACCCGCCGGGACATGGTGCTGCGCTGGATGGTCGACGGCTACGCCCGCGGCATCGGCGCAGGCGCCACCTCGGGAGCCACCACACCGCGAAACCTGTTGGGGTTCAAGGACGGCACGGCGAACCTCGACGTCGACGACGACGCACTGATGGACCGCCACGTCTGGGTCGGCCCGGACGACGGCGAGCCCGAGTGGGCAGTCGGCGGCTCGTACCAGGCGGTCCGGATCATCCGCATGTTCGTCGAGTTCTGGGACCGCACCCAACTCGTCGAGCAGGAAGCGCTGATCGGCCGCAGCAAGGTCAGCGGCGCGCCGCTCGGCCTCACCGGCGAGTTCACCGACCCCGACTATCCGTCCGACCCCGACGGCAAGCGGATAAAGATGGACGCCCACATCCGGCTAGCCAACCCCCGTACCGCGGGCACCGACGAAAACCTGATCCTGCGACGGGGTTTCAACTATTCGCGCGGGTTCGACGGCGCAGGCCGACTCGACCAGGGCCTAGCCTTCATCGCCTACCAGCGCAGCCTGGAGAAGGGCTTCCTCGCGGTGCAGGAACGGCTCAAGGGCGAACCGCTCGAGGAGTACATCATGCCGGTGGGCGGCGGCTTCTTCTTCATGTTGCCCGGCGTCACCGGAGACGACCGCTTCCTCGGCGACACCCTGCTCGCCTGA
- a CDS encoding EfeM/EfeO family lipoprotein, with translation MRRHVAWPVSVAAVALVLSGCSGSTSEGSDSSASETSSSSPASSSSAVAAPNPLADQAAVEYKAYADGQVDELVGAVKVLTDAVRANNLKAAQDAYAPSRVPWERIEPLAGLVEEIDGLVDSRVDDFSGVDDPKFTGWHRLEYLLFEKNTTEGGAPYADQLDKDIATLKEQFATVEVKPIDVSNGAAELIEEVSEGKITGEEDRYSKTDLWDFDANMQGAQAAVDKLTPALNEADPALLGKIDAGITSVFDTMAPLRQGEGWVLFCTENDPYPSPRCPAVTVTPDVIDKLKAELAGLSENLSQVSGVLKLS, from the coding sequence ATGAGACGGCATGTTGCCTGGCCGGTGTCGGTCGCGGCGGTAGCCCTGGTCCTGAGCGGCTGCTCCGGCAGCACCAGCGAAGGGTCGGACTCCAGCGCGAGCGAGACCAGCTCGAGTTCGCCGGCCTCCAGCTCCTCGGCGGTAGCGGCACCGAACCCGTTGGCGGACCAGGCAGCAGTCGAGTACAAGGCCTACGCCGACGGACAGGTCGACGAACTCGTCGGCGCCGTCAAGGTTCTCACCGACGCGGTGCGCGCCAACAACTTGAAGGCCGCGCAGGACGCCTACGCGCCCTCGCGCGTGCCCTGGGAGCGCATCGAGCCGCTCGCGGGCCTGGTCGAGGAGATCGACGGTCTCGTCGACTCGCGCGTCGACGACTTCTCAGGCGTTGACGATCCCAAGTTCACCGGCTGGCACCGGCTCGAGTACCTGCTGTTCGAGAAGAACACCACCGAGGGCGGCGCTCCGTACGCCGACCAGCTCGACAAGGACATCGCGACGCTCAAGGAGCAGTTCGCGACCGTCGAGGTCAAGCCGATCGACGTGTCCAACGGCGCTGCAGAACTCATCGAAGAGGTCTCCGAAGGGAAGATCACCGGCGAGGAGGACCGCTACTCGAAGACCGACCTGTGGGACTTCGACGCCAACATGCAGGGCGCCCAGGCCGCGGTCGACAAGTTGACCCCCGCACTGAACGAGGCCGACCCGGCGCTGCTCGGCAAGATCGACGCCGGGATCACGTCGGTGTTCGACACGATGGCACCGCTGCGTCAGGGTGAGGGCTGGGTGCTGTTCTGCACCGAGAACGATCCCTACCCGTCCCCGCGCTGCCCGGCCGTCACCGTGACACCCGATGTGATCGACAAGCTGAAGGCCGAACTGGCCGGGCTGTCGGAGAACCTGTCACAGGTGTCGGGAGTCCTGAAGCTTTCGTGA
- a CDS encoding DUF501 domain-containing protein encodes MVEPADLEAVARQLGREPRGVLAIAYRCPNGEPGVVKTAPRLPDGTPFPTLYYLTHPALTAAASRLESSGLMREMTERLATDQELAQAYRRAHESYLAERDAIEPLGTTFSGGGMPDRVKCLHVVMAHSLAKGRGVNPFGDEALAILSAEPAMAGILERGSWT; translated from the coding sequence GTGGTTGAGCCGGCCGACCTCGAGGCGGTGGCCCGGCAGCTGGGGCGCGAGCCGCGCGGCGTGCTCGCGATCGCGTACCGCTGCCCGAACGGCGAACCGGGCGTGGTCAAGACCGCGCCGCGACTGCCCGACGGCACACCGTTTCCCACGCTGTACTACCTCACCCATCCGGCGCTGACCGCAGCGGCGAGCAGGCTCGAGTCGTCGGGTCTGATGCGGGAGATGACCGAACGGCTGGCGACCGACCAGGAGCTGGCGCAGGCCTACCGCCGGGCGCACGAGTCGTACCTCGCCGAACGCGATGCGATCGAGCCGCTTGGCACGACGTTCTCGGGCGGCGGCATGCCCGATCGGGTCAAGTGCCTGCACGTGGTGATGGCGCACTCCTTGGCAAAGGGGCGGGGCGTCAACCCCTTTGGCGACGAGGCGCTGGCGATACTCAGCGCCGAGCCGGCGATGGCGGGGATACTCGAACGAGGGAGCTGGACATGA